In the Arachis hypogaea cultivar Tifrunner chromosome 20, arahy.Tifrunner.gnm2.J5K5, whole genome shotgun sequence genome, TTGATTGTGGTCTAAGATTGTGCTTTGCATTTTACAGAGTTTAAGAAATTTGACACCATAGTGCTACTTGCCCACTTCCATTTCGGTTTACATTTTCATAAATCCATTGATGAAATTTACTTCTGGTTCTGTTTTTTTTCAGATTTGGTATTATAATGTCCCTCATACAAAGCTTATTGAATACAAGAAGGAGCAGAATTGGGTGGTGAAGTCTGACAATTATCTCGTCTTTCCCGGAGGTGGTACTCAATTCAAAGATGGAGTTGATCattatgttgagtacatagagaAGGTATACCATAGtactaaattatcattttttttttcttttttttttccctcctcCCTGTTGGACTTTTCTTCTAGAAATAGAGGAATAAACAAAGATTTGAGAGGAGAAGGATATAGGGACCAAGATGGAAGATTTTCTTTTGATTTACTTGCACACAATTCCTTTTGAGAATGAGCCTGTTAGCATAGTAATGGTGTAGTCTAATCCAAGAATCAGAAAATTGAAACTAGGCCACCATAAGATGCGAAATAAAAGGGCAGCTCGGTGCACAAGCATCCCATATTAATACGGGGTCTAAGGAAGGGCTGCACCCAAAAGGTGTAATGTAGGTAGCCTAACTTGATAATGACATCAGTCTCTAAATCTACTGCTTGAACATGTGACCTTGAGGTCAAACGGAGACAACTCAACTGTTTTATTCAATTTATCCGCTAATAAGTGTCGAATTGGCAAGATTGGTACCTAAAAAAATCAATACATTCGGAAATAATTTATATACGAATTTGTCAATTTGACACTTACCAGTCGATGGAGGTTGTATGTGGCTAATAATAATCTGATATTTTCTACAGGGCAAGAAGCTATGAGCTTAAATAATTAGTACCATACACATGTTCTTGTGATATTAGTATATTTTGATAGTATTGATTTCGTTGATGTCTCTTTTTTTTGGCAGACACTACCAGCAATTCAGTGGGGCAAGAATATCAGGGTGGTTCTTGATGTTGGTTGCGGCGTTGCTAGCTTTGGTGGCTATCTTCTGGACAAAAATGTTCTTACCATGTCATTCGCACCAAAGGATGAACATGAAGCACAAATACAGTTTGCTTTGGAGCGAGGTATTCCAGCAACCCTGTCTGTCATTGGGACACAGAAGCTGACATTCGCTGATAATGGATTTGATTTGATCCATTGCGCACGATGCAGGGTTCACTGGGATGCAGATGGTACTTTTACCTacttttcttcttctataattATCTTCCATGTTTCATCTGCTAGGCCATGTTTGGTAAACGTCTCAAGACGGAAATTGCTTTGGTTTTCCTCTAAATAAGTCTTGTGTTTGTGTATTTCTATGTTGAGACAATTTCCAAACTAGgctaaaatttgataaaactgtGTATTCACAAACCTTGCTCATGCCTTCAGGTGGGAAGCCATTATTCGAGCTCAATCGAATTCTTAGACCAGGCGGTTTCTTTGCCTGGTCTGCAACACCGGTTTATCGTGATGATaatgaaagagataagaaagtgTGGAAGGGTTAGTCTTTGACTTCACACCTTTctgcttctgtttttttttatcattttatctcCTTTTTCTCCATGCCTAGAAAGTAGACTATATTGACAATAGGCTAATAAATATTACCACCTTCATTTCAAAATTTCTGGCAATTTGGGCAAAAGGTGGTATATTGAAAAATCAACATATCACCTTATTCAAATGAACAGATATTTTGAAACAAATCGAGTATTATTCGGAGATACAAGTTTTAATCTTCCGAGCAACTATGTTTTAAGAAataaagcattttttttcttttcaaacatggCATTTTGATTTCATGAAGAATGTTAGAAAACATGCAAAATATTCTTCTAAGAATGGATATTGTTATTTATTTCTGCAGCCATGGTGAGAGTTACAAAAGTAATGTGCTGGACTGTCGTGGCTAAGACCGTTGATTCAAATGGAATTGGTCTTGTTATTTACCAGAAACCTAACTCATCTTCCTGCTATGACAACCGAAAAGAGAACGATCCTCCAATCTGCAAAAATATGGATACCAAAGATAAACCATGGTAGTTAGCTATATCACCTTTTGGCTTATATATCTTTGACATTTATATATCTACAAAATTTTGGTTTTTGATAACAACATGACAGAGAAATGTACAAACATCATTGCAgctttgatatttttcttttcatgaattttgtataaatacaaataattagacTTATGCGTCGGGTTTCTCCCCGAATCCTGTATAATGCAAGATGCTTGTGCATTAGGCTGCCTTATGCTTAAGCAATTAGTCTCTCTGTACAACATGTGGTCGAACTTTTAGTATAATAATATCTTGGCATCTATAATTTATTATTCAGAAAAGTTCCATAGAAATTGTTAATGCATGATCAATACTGATTTTAGCTTTATACATTTATTTCTATCTATTGCTAATTTTTCTTTGCACAATTATGTTTAGGTATGCCTTACTCAGTCCCTGCATTACCCCTCTTCCAGTTGATAGTAATGGCAACATACAGAGCTGGCCCATGCCTTGGCCTCAGAGGCTTACCGCTAAGCCTCCTAGCTTATTCACCGTACCGGATGCCGGCGAGACGTACTATAACGACAGCAAACACTGGTCTAAACTAGTTCCAGAAGTTTACATGAATAGCCTTTCTCTAAATTGGTCAAGTGTCAGAAACATTATGGACATGAACGCTGGTTATGCAgggtaaatatataatatatgtttcTTAGAGATTAGTTAGTTTTCTTGCCCTTTTTCCCTTTagattattgagtttaatttctatCCATGGTAAATCCAACAGTTTTACGCGAGTAAAGGTCTATTCTAGTTTAAATTGTGGCCGTGTTCAAATTGGTTCTTGAGATTTAAAAAATGTAATTTGGTTTCTGAAATTATACTCTATAATTCACTTTTGTCAGAGATGGACCAAAGTGAATCACAAAGTATAATGACCTAATGACATTATTGAAATGTCAAGAATCAATTTAAAACTTTCACACAATTTCGAGGACTCGAATGAACCTTTACTTAGTTTTGAgttaatatctaatcaaatcctGTTATGAAGAAATCACTTTCTGTTAACTTGACATACATACATACTTTAATTGGAAGTTAGTGTaaacccttttttcttttttgaaagtgCACATACCAATTAAACTCTAGATTATTAACTAAACTTGGATTTCATTATGAATTATGATACTTGATCACTTTTGCCTGAGAACTGATACTAGATTATTTATTTTCAGATTTGCAACAGCACTAATTGATCTACCAGTTTGGGTGATGAATGTTGTACCAATAGATATGGCAGATACTCTGGGCATTATAAATGACAAAGGGTTGATAGGAATGTATCATGATTGGTGCGAGTCCTTTAACACCTACCCTCGCACCTATGATCTTCTTCATTCTAGTTTTCTACTAGAAGCTCTTCAGAAACGGTATGCGTATGTTATTCTAAACtctaaagagtttaattttgataccatcaaattttttttaatcatattcatTCTTTCAACTTACCATTCAAGTATATTAAAGATATATTTCAATATATTATTAAAGtttgttttattcttttcatATATACAcagagtaaaaataattttttttcagccaatattttttttcattaatctGTACTTGTCAACTACTTTATTTATTGATTACTGGTTAAAAAAAATTCCTTAGCAAAACCTAAAAAGGAATAAGTAGATAACGTCAATAT is a window encoding:
- the LOC112786723 gene encoding probable methyltransferase PMT23, which produces MAIQVEGGILKERKYPLVFVILLLLICAVVLLLTNTASTLNPTSFYPDAENPEPLSESITEEQEKPPEEQRILPLKKEEDDFRDDFVDSIIHWEVCKGGIGVDYMPCLDNMKAIKALRSRRHMEHRERHCPKSKLHCLLPLPKGYRVPVPWPKSRDMIWYYNVPHTKLIEYKKEQNWVVKSDNYLVFPGGGTQFKDGVDHYVEYIEKTLPAIQWGKNIRVVLDVGCGVASFGGYLLDKNVLTMSFAPKDEHEAQIQFALERGIPATLSVIGTQKLTFADNGFDLIHCARCRVHWDADGGKPLFELNRILRPGGFFAWSATPVYRDDNERDKKVWKAMVRVTKVMCWTVVAKTVDSNGIGLVIYQKPNSSSCYDNRKENDPPICKNMDTKDKPWYALLSPCITPLPVDSNGNIQSWPMPWPQRLTAKPPSLFTVPDAGETYYNDSKHWSKLVPEVYMNSLSLNWSSVRNIMDMNAGYAGFATALIDLPVWVMNVVPIDMADTLGIINDKGLIGMYHDWCESFNTYPRTYDLLHSSFLLEALQKRCDIMDVVVEIDRILRPEGYLVVQDSMEVIRKLGPILRSLHWSVKLYRNQFLVAKKSFWRPQLS